Proteins co-encoded in one Anabas testudineus chromosome 8, fAnaTes1.2, whole genome shotgun sequence genomic window:
- the LOC113159574 gene encoding nuclear GTPase SLIP-GC-like isoform X2, with amino-acid sequence MDDFVCNKLTEWGLSDWIEKFKGEGIDKESLECLEDQDIDNLIQKVGPRSKFKKKLKLFKGEQSTAHQEAEIVSPTHFQQEQEEAAESEQAGPSTNDTSDKGKRKLDIQGETPAKRRLRDTIGSYAEEIILFDTKTIMRCVYERLHSEEKTKINAFLKTKISDLDTDKRELVGVFGKTGAGKSSLINAIIGESNLLPSGSINACTSVMIKVEANMHNTKYEAEIEFITKEEWKDELWCVCNILENNQEKDDNEDYRDTVEKLSALYGEEWRNIPPENLMDNKYFREIPEFLCNKRKILTCESAKELSAKFVIYTSSDSSDGQEKEVKRWYWPLVKCVTIRVPNNHLLQHVTLVDLPGCGDRNKSRDRMWKGFVGNCSTVWIVTEINRAAAEKEPWEILENACSLMGNGGQCQQIHFICTKSDHLENWDDHSKDAIHTLILKRNMEAKEEVQKEFNKLKNVKKHFSDDCLKVFTVSSKEFLKEENLQQDETEITKLQEFLQNLNDCHTETLNYVSGAFAILSLIQGSSCRDMAGCKADVCSILGEKLRNELDNIKKSMDETYEAFEKCLNEGVKKSKSSCEVTLRPILHPKETANHHIHRILKCIVENSGIHKPKKGKQINLNLTLSSWLTDSIDEEFKNTFLNEGKCGPFHGVISSFSLNTEKLIEKYKDVELQLIFLKTEEEKIKKKLNKIIRDHKKLVYCSLTETIEENMQKCYKKAAEFRGRDTLNNMRETIKKHVQHSKNIMFNMAKNKMLHCLKTLMEETMEMLEKTLNEAIKLSLQTDDHSIPGQDNTSK; translated from the exons ATGGATGATTTTGTTTGTAACAAATTAACTGAATGGGGCCTCAGCGACTGGATAGAAAAATTTAAAG GTGAAGGCATTGACAAGGAAAGTCTTGAATGTCTTGAAGATCAAGACATTGATAACTTGATTCAAAAAGTGGGACCGAGGTCAAaattcaagaagaaactgaagctgtTCAAG GGAGAACAAAGCACAGCACATCAGGAAGCAGAGATTGTTTCTCCAACACAT tttcaaCAGGAGCAGGAAGAAGCAGCTGAGTCTGAACAG GCTGGGCCGTCCACCAATGACACAAGTGATAAAG gAAAGAGAAAGTTGGACATTCAAGGAGAAACACCAGCAAAAAGGCGATTACGTGACACTATAGGATCATACGCAG AGGAAATCATACTGTTTGATACAAAAACCATCATGAGATGTGTCTATGAGAGACTACAttctgaagagaaaacaaaaatcaatgcTTTCTTGAA GACTAAAATCAGTGATTTGGACACAGACAAGAGGGAGCTGGTTGGTGTCTTTGGTAAAACTGGGGCTGGAAAGAGCTCTCTGATAAATGCCATCATTGGAGAATCCAACCTTCTGCCTTCTGGAAGCATCAATGCATGTACCTCAGTCATGATTAAAGTGGAGGCTAATATGCACAACACCAAGTATGAGGCAGAGATAGAGTTCATTACAAAAGAG GAGTGGAAAGATGAGTTGTGGTGTGTATGTAATATTCTCGAGAATAATCAGGAAAAGGACGACAATGAAGATTATCGTGACACTGTTGAAAAGCTGTCAGCCTTGTACGGAGAAGAATGGAGAAACATACCTCCTGAAAACCTCATGGACAACAAATATTTTAGAGAAATTCCAGAATTTCTTTGTAATAAGAGGAAAATTTTAACATGTGAAtca GCTAAAGAACTGTCTGCAAAATTTGTCATATACACAAGTAGCGACTCTAGCGATGGACAAGAGAAAGAAGTAAAGAGGTGGTATTGGCCACTTGTGAAGTGTGTGACCATCAGGGTGCCCAACAATCATCTTCTCCAACACGTCACACTTGTGGACCTTCCTGGATGTGGGGACCGTAACAAGAGCAGAGATCGAATGTGGAAAGGG TTTGTTGGAAACTGCTCTACAGTGTGGATTGTGACCGAGATTAAtcgagcagcagcagagaaagaaccCTGGGAGATCCTGGAGAATGCCTGTAGCCTCATGGGAAATGGTGGCCAGTGTCAGCAGATTCATTTTATCTGCACCAAGTCTGATCATTTGGAAAACTGGGATGATCA TTCAAAAGATGCTATTCATACCCTCATACTTAAAAGAAACATGGAAGCCAAGGAAGAAGTGCAGAAAGAATTCaacaaacttaaaaatgttAAG aaacatttcagtgatGACTGTCTTAAAGTGTTCACAGTGAGCTCCAAAGAGtttctaaaagaagaaaatctacAGCAAGATGAAACTG AAATAACCAAACTTCAAGAATTTCTGCAAAATCTCAATGACTGTCACACAGAGACATTAAACTATGTATCTGGAGCTTTTGCGATTCTCTCATTGATCCAAGGGTCCAGCTGCAGAGACATG gCTGGCTGCAAAGCAGATGTCTGTTCAATCCTTGGAGAAAAATTAAGGAATGAACTTGATAATATCAAAAAATCCATGGATGAGACTTATGAGGCTTTTGAAAAATGTCTTAATGAGGGGGTTAAAAAATCAAAAAGTTCATGTGAAGTAACCTTGCGACCCATCTTACATCCT AAAGAGACAGCAAATCATCATATACACAGGATATTGAAGTGCATAGTTGAGAACAGTGGTAtccacaaaccaaaaaaagggaaacaaataaACCTCAATTTGACATTATCTTCATGGCTGACTGACAGCATTGATGAGGAATTCAAGAACACATTCCT TAATGAAGGAAAATGTGGACCGTTCCACGGAGTCATCAGTTCATTTTCACTTAACACTGAGAAGCTGATTGAAAAGTACAAAGATGTTGAACTGCAACTAATCTTTCTCAAGACAGAG GAggaaaaaattaagaaaaagcTCAACAAAATCATCCGTGACCACAAGAAATTAGTCTACTGCAGTCTGACTGAGACAATCgaggaaaacatgcaaaaatgctataaaa aAGCAGCAGAATTCAGAGGACGTGACACTCTGAATAACATGAGGGAGACGATCAAGAAGCATGTGCAACATTCAAAGAATATCATGTTTAATATggctaaaaacaaaatgttgcacTGTCTGAAGACGTTGATg gAGGAAACCATGGAAATGCTGGAGAAAACCCTGAATGAAGCAATTAAACTGTCACTCCAGACAGATGATCACTCTATCCCAGGTCAAGAcaacacatcaaaataa
- the LOC113159574 gene encoding nuclear GTPase SLIP-GC-like isoform X1: MDDFVCNKLTEWGLSDWIEKFKGEGIDKESLECLEDQDIDNLIQKVGPRSKFKKKLKLFKGEQSTAHQEAEIVSPTHFQQEQEEAAESEQAGPSTNDTSDKGKRKLDIQGETPAKRRLRDTIGSYAEEIILFDTKTIMRCVYERLHSEEKTKINAFLKTKISDLDTDKRELVGVFGKTGAGKSSLINAIIGESNLLPSGSINACTSVMIKVEANMHNTKYEAEIEFITKEEWKDELWCVCNILENNQEKDDNEDYRDTVEKLSALYGEEWRNIPPENLMDNKYFREIPEFLCNKRKILTCESAKELSAKFVIYTSSDSSDGQEKEVKRWYWPLVKCVTIRVPNNHLLQHVTLVDLPGCGDRNKSRDRMWKGFVGNCSTVWIVTEINRAAAEKEPWEILENACSLMGNGGQCQQIHFICTKSDHLENWDDHSKDAIHTLILKRNMEAKEEVQKEFNKLKNVKKHFSDDCLKVFTVSSKEFLKEENLQQDETEITKLQEFLQNLNDCHTETLNYVSGAFAILSLIQGSSCRDMAGCKADVCSILGEKLRNELDNIKKSMDETYEAFEKCLNEGVKKSKSSCEVTLRPILHPKETANHHIHRILKCIVENSGIHKPKKGKQINLNLTLSSWLTDSIDEEFKNTFLNEGKCGPFHGVISSFSLNTEKLIEKYKDVELQLIFLKTEEEKIKKKLNKIIRDHKKLVYCSLTETIEENMQKCYKKAAEFRGRDTLNNMRETIKKHVQHSKNIMFNMAKNKMLHCLKTLMEETMEMLEKTLNEAIKLSLQTDDHSIPDFSTELELVKQYYEELGGS; the protein is encoded by the exons ATGGATGATTTTGTTTGTAACAAATTAACTGAATGGGGCCTCAGCGACTGGATAGAAAAATTTAAAG GTGAAGGCATTGACAAGGAAAGTCTTGAATGTCTTGAAGATCAAGACATTGATAACTTGATTCAAAAAGTGGGACCGAGGTCAAaattcaagaagaaactgaagctgtTCAAG GGAGAACAAAGCACAGCACATCAGGAAGCAGAGATTGTTTCTCCAACACAT tttcaaCAGGAGCAGGAAGAAGCAGCTGAGTCTGAACAG GCTGGGCCGTCCACCAATGACACAAGTGATAAAG gAAAGAGAAAGTTGGACATTCAAGGAGAAACACCAGCAAAAAGGCGATTACGTGACACTATAGGATCATACGCAG AGGAAATCATACTGTTTGATACAAAAACCATCATGAGATGTGTCTATGAGAGACTACAttctgaagagaaaacaaaaatcaatgcTTTCTTGAA GACTAAAATCAGTGATTTGGACACAGACAAGAGGGAGCTGGTTGGTGTCTTTGGTAAAACTGGGGCTGGAAAGAGCTCTCTGATAAATGCCATCATTGGAGAATCCAACCTTCTGCCTTCTGGAAGCATCAATGCATGTACCTCAGTCATGATTAAAGTGGAGGCTAATATGCACAACACCAAGTATGAGGCAGAGATAGAGTTCATTACAAAAGAG GAGTGGAAAGATGAGTTGTGGTGTGTATGTAATATTCTCGAGAATAATCAGGAAAAGGACGACAATGAAGATTATCGTGACACTGTTGAAAAGCTGTCAGCCTTGTACGGAGAAGAATGGAGAAACATACCTCCTGAAAACCTCATGGACAACAAATATTTTAGAGAAATTCCAGAATTTCTTTGTAATAAGAGGAAAATTTTAACATGTGAAtca GCTAAAGAACTGTCTGCAAAATTTGTCATATACACAAGTAGCGACTCTAGCGATGGACAAGAGAAAGAAGTAAAGAGGTGGTATTGGCCACTTGTGAAGTGTGTGACCATCAGGGTGCCCAACAATCATCTTCTCCAACACGTCACACTTGTGGACCTTCCTGGATGTGGGGACCGTAACAAGAGCAGAGATCGAATGTGGAAAGGG TTTGTTGGAAACTGCTCTACAGTGTGGATTGTGACCGAGATTAAtcgagcagcagcagagaaagaaccCTGGGAGATCCTGGAGAATGCCTGTAGCCTCATGGGAAATGGTGGCCAGTGTCAGCAGATTCATTTTATCTGCACCAAGTCTGATCATTTGGAAAACTGGGATGATCA TTCAAAAGATGCTATTCATACCCTCATACTTAAAAGAAACATGGAAGCCAAGGAAGAAGTGCAGAAAGAATTCaacaaacttaaaaatgttAAG aaacatttcagtgatGACTGTCTTAAAGTGTTCACAGTGAGCTCCAAAGAGtttctaaaagaagaaaatctacAGCAAGATGAAACTG AAATAACCAAACTTCAAGAATTTCTGCAAAATCTCAATGACTGTCACACAGAGACATTAAACTATGTATCTGGAGCTTTTGCGATTCTCTCATTGATCCAAGGGTCCAGCTGCAGAGACATG gCTGGCTGCAAAGCAGATGTCTGTTCAATCCTTGGAGAAAAATTAAGGAATGAACTTGATAATATCAAAAAATCCATGGATGAGACTTATGAGGCTTTTGAAAAATGTCTTAATGAGGGGGTTAAAAAATCAAAAAGTTCATGTGAAGTAACCTTGCGACCCATCTTACATCCT AAAGAGACAGCAAATCATCATATACACAGGATATTGAAGTGCATAGTTGAGAACAGTGGTAtccacaaaccaaaaaaagggaaacaaataaACCTCAATTTGACATTATCTTCATGGCTGACTGACAGCATTGATGAGGAATTCAAGAACACATTCCT TAATGAAGGAAAATGTGGACCGTTCCACGGAGTCATCAGTTCATTTTCACTTAACACTGAGAAGCTGATTGAAAAGTACAAAGATGTTGAACTGCAACTAATCTTTCTCAAGACAGAG GAggaaaaaattaagaaaaagcTCAACAAAATCATCCGTGACCACAAGAAATTAGTCTACTGCAGTCTGACTGAGACAATCgaggaaaacatgcaaaaatgctataaaa aAGCAGCAGAATTCAGAGGACGTGACACTCTGAATAACATGAGGGAGACGATCAAGAAGCATGTGCAACATTCAAAGAATATCATGTTTAATATggctaaaaacaaaatgttgcacTGTCTGAAGACGTTGATg gAGGAAACCATGGAAATGCTGGAGAAAACCCTGAATGAAGCAATTAAACTGTCACTCCAGACAGATGATCACTCTATCCCAG atTTTTCAACAGAGCTTGAGCTGGTGAAGCAATACTATGAAGAACTTGGGGGCAGCTGA
- the LOC113159545 gene encoding nuclear GTPase SLIP-GC-like isoform X4, producing MDDFVCKKLTEWGLSDWIERFKDEGIDKESLECLEDQEIDHLIPKVGPRSKFKKRLKLFKEEQNTAHQEAEIVSPTHLQREQEEAVDSDQGEQSTAYQEAEIISPTDLQLEQEEEVDSDQAGPSTSDTSDKGKRKLDFQGETPAKKRQRDTIGSYSEEIILSKVKRIMGHVYESLHSEENTKLNAFLKTKVCDLDTDKRELVGVFGKTGAGKSSLINAIIGEFNLLPSGSIKACTSVMIKVEANMHNPKYEAEIEFITNEEWKDELWSLCNILENDQEKEDNEDYRDTVEKLSALYGEEWRNIPPENLMDNKYFREIPEFLYNKRKILTCETARELSAKFIKYTRSDSRDGEGKEVKRWYWPLVKCVTVRVPNNHLLQHVTLVDLPGSGDRNKSRDRMWKEFVGNCSTVWIVTEINRAAAEKEPWEILESACSLMGNGGQCQQIHFICTKSDLLENWDDHSKDAIRTLIFKSNMEAKEEVQKEFSKLNNVKKHFSDDCLKVFTVSSKEFKKKKNLQQDETEIPKIQKFLQNLNDCHSETLNYVSGACGILSLIQGSSCRDMAGSKADVCSILEEKLRNELNHIRESMDETYEAFEKCLNEGVEKSKGSCEVTLRPILRPKKKDLGFHRTLKCVVENSGIHKTGKGKQINLNSKLSSWLTDSIDEEFKKTFPNEGKCGPFNGVISSFSLNTEELIEKYKDVELQLIFLKTEVRGGKN from the exons ATGGATGATTTTGTTTGTAAGAAATTAACTGAATGGGGCCTCAGTGACTGGATAGAAAGATTTAAAG ATGAAGGCATCGACAAGGAAAGTCTTGAATGTCTTGAAGATCAAGAAATTGATCACTTGATTCCAAAAGTGGGACCGAGGTCAAAATTCAAGAAAAGACTGAAGCTGTTCAAG GAAGAACAAAATACAGCACATCAGGAAGCAGAGATTGTTTCTCCAACACAT CTTCAACGGGAGCAGGAAGAAGCAGTTGATTCTGATCAG GGAGAACAAAGCACAGCATATCAGGAAGCAGAGATTATTTCTCCAACAGAT CTTCAACtggagcaggaagaagaagtTGATTCTGATCAG gCTGGGCCGTCCACCAGTGACACAAGTGATAAAG gAAAGCGAAAGTTGGACTTTCAAGGAGAAACACCAGCAAAAAAGCGACAACGTGACACTATAGGATCATATTCAG AGGAAATCATACTGtctaaagtgaaaagaatcatgGGACATGTCTACGAAAGCCTACATTCTGAAGAGAACACAAAACTCAATGCTTTCTTGAA GACTAAAGTCTGTGATTTGGACACAGACAAGAGAGAGCTGGTTGGTGTGTTTGGTAAAACTGGGGCTGGAAAGAGCTCTCTGATAAATGCCATCATTGGAGAATTCAACCTTCTGCCTTCTGGAAGCATCAAAGCATGTACCTCAGTCATGATTAAAGTGGAGGCTAATATGCACAACCCCAAGTATGAGGCAGAGATAGAGTTCATTACAAATGAG GAGTGGAAAGATGAGTTGTGGTCCTTATGTAATATTCTTGAGAATGATCAGGAAAAGGAAGACAACGAAGATTATCGTGACACTGTTGAAAAGCTGTCAGCCTTGTACGGAGAAGAATGGAGAAACATACCTCCTGAAAACCTCATGGACAACAAATATTTTAGAGAAATTCCAGAATTTCTTTATAATAAGAGAAAAATTTTAACATGTGAaaca GCTAGAGAGCTGTCTGCAAAATTCATCAAATACACAAGAAGCGACTCCAGAGATGGAGAAGGTAAAGAAGTAAAGAGGTGGTATTGGCCACTTGTGAAGTGTGTGACCGTCAGGGTGCCCAACAATCATCTTCTACAACACGTCACACTTGTGGACCTTCCTGGAAGTGGGGACCGTAACAAGAGCAGAGATCGAATGTGGAAAGAG TTTGTTGGAAACTGCTCAACTGTGTGGATTGTGACTGAGATTAAtcgagcagcagcagagaaagaaccCTGGGAGATCCTGGAGAGTGCCTGTAGCCTCATGGGAAATGGTGGCCAGTGTCAGCAGATTCATTTTATCTGCACCAAGTCTGATCTTTTGGAAAACTGGGATGATCA tTCAAAAGATGCTATTCGTACTCTCATATTCAAAAGTAACATGGAAGCCAAGGAAGAAGTGCAGAAAGAATTCAGCAAACTTAACAATGTTAAG aaacatttcagtgatGACTGTCTCAAAGTGTTCACAGTGAGCTCcaaagagtttaaaaaaaaaaaaaatctacagcaAGATGAAACTG aaatacCCAAAATTCAGAAATTTCTGCAAAATCTCAATGACTGTCACTCAGAGACATTAAACTATGTATCTGGAGCTTGTGGGATTCTGTCATTGATCCAAGGGTCCAGCTGCAGAGACATG GCTGGCAGCAAAGCAGATGTGTGCTCAATCCTTGAAGAAAAGTTAAGGAATGAACTTAATCATATCAGAGAATCCATGGATGAGACTTATGAGGCTTTTGAAAAATGTCTTAATGAGGGGGTTGAAAAATCAAAAGGTTCATGTGAAGTAACCTTGCGACCCATCTTACGTCCT aaaaagaaagatctTGGCTTTCACAGAACATTGAAGTGTGTAGTTGAGAACAGTGGTAtccacaaaacaggaaaagggaaacaaataaACCTCAATTCGAAGTTATCTTCATGGCTGACTGACAGCATTGATGAGGAATTCAAGAAGACCTTTCC GAATGAAGGAAAATGTGGACCTTTCAATGGAGTCATCAGTTCATTTTCACTTAACACTGAGGAGCTGATTGAAAAGTACAAAGATGTTGAACTGCAACTAATCTTTCTCAAGACAGAGGTAAGAG GAGGAAAAAATTAA
- the LOC113159545 gene encoding nuclear GTPase SLIP-GC-like isoform X3, translating to MDDFVCKKLTEWGLSDWIERFKDEGIDKESLECLEDQEIDHLIPKVGPRSKFKKRLKLFKEEQNTAHQEAEIVSPTHLQREQEEAVDSDQGEQSTAYQEAEIISPTDLQLEQEEEVDSDQAGPSTSDTSDKGKRKLDFQGETPAKKRQRDTIGSYSEEIILSKVKRIMGHVYESLHSEENTKLNAFLKTKVCDLDTDKRELVGVFGKTGAGKSSLINAIIGEFNLLPSGSIKACTSVMIKVEANMHNPKYEAEIEFITNEEWKDELWSLCNILENDQEKEDNEDYRDTVEKLSALYGEEWRNIPPENLMDNKYFREIPEFLYNKRKILTCETARELSAKFIKYTRSDSRDGEGKEVKRWYWPLVKCVTVRVPNNHLLQHVTLVDLPGSGDRNKSRDRMWKEFVGNCSTVWIVTEINRAAAEKEPWEILESACSLMGNGGQCQQIHFICTKSDLLENWDDHSKDAIRTLIFKSNMEAKEEVQKEFSKLNNVKKHFSDDCLKVFTVSSKEFKKKKNLQQDETEIPKIQKFLQNLNDCHSETLNYVSGACGILSLIQGSSCRDMAGSKADVCSILEEKLRNELNHIRESMDETYEAFEKCLNEGVEKSKGSCEVTLRPILRPKKKDLGFHRTLKCVVENSGIHKTGKGKQINLNSKLSSWLTDSIDEEFKKTFPNEGKCGPFNGVISSFSLNTEELIEKYKDVELQLIFLKTEEEKIKTKLKKIIRDRKKLVYCSLTGTVEESMQECYKKAAEFRGRDTLKNMRETIEKHVQHSKNIMFKMAKNVMLHLLKKLMEETMETLEKTLNEAIELSLKTDDHSIPDFSTELKMVKQYKEELEGSQD from the exons ATGGATGATTTTGTTTGTAAGAAATTAACTGAATGGGGCCTCAGTGACTGGATAGAAAGATTTAAAG ATGAAGGCATCGACAAGGAAAGTCTTGAATGTCTTGAAGATCAAGAAATTGATCACTTGATTCCAAAAGTGGGACCGAGGTCAAAATTCAAGAAAAGACTGAAGCTGTTCAAG GAAGAACAAAATACAGCACATCAGGAAGCAGAGATTGTTTCTCCAACACAT CTTCAACGGGAGCAGGAAGAAGCAGTTGATTCTGATCAG GGAGAACAAAGCACAGCATATCAGGAAGCAGAGATTATTTCTCCAACAGAT CTTCAACtggagcaggaagaagaagtTGATTCTGATCAG gCTGGGCCGTCCACCAGTGACACAAGTGATAAAG gAAAGCGAAAGTTGGACTTTCAAGGAGAAACACCAGCAAAAAAGCGACAACGTGACACTATAGGATCATATTCAG AGGAAATCATACTGtctaaagtgaaaagaatcatgGGACATGTCTACGAAAGCCTACATTCTGAAGAGAACACAAAACTCAATGCTTTCTTGAA GACTAAAGTCTGTGATTTGGACACAGACAAGAGAGAGCTGGTTGGTGTGTTTGGTAAAACTGGGGCTGGAAAGAGCTCTCTGATAAATGCCATCATTGGAGAATTCAACCTTCTGCCTTCTGGAAGCATCAAAGCATGTACCTCAGTCATGATTAAAGTGGAGGCTAATATGCACAACCCCAAGTATGAGGCAGAGATAGAGTTCATTACAAATGAG GAGTGGAAAGATGAGTTGTGGTCCTTATGTAATATTCTTGAGAATGATCAGGAAAAGGAAGACAACGAAGATTATCGTGACACTGTTGAAAAGCTGTCAGCCTTGTACGGAGAAGAATGGAGAAACATACCTCCTGAAAACCTCATGGACAACAAATATTTTAGAGAAATTCCAGAATTTCTTTATAATAAGAGAAAAATTTTAACATGTGAaaca GCTAGAGAGCTGTCTGCAAAATTCATCAAATACACAAGAAGCGACTCCAGAGATGGAGAAGGTAAAGAAGTAAAGAGGTGGTATTGGCCACTTGTGAAGTGTGTGACCGTCAGGGTGCCCAACAATCATCTTCTACAACACGTCACACTTGTGGACCTTCCTGGAAGTGGGGACCGTAACAAGAGCAGAGATCGAATGTGGAAAGAG TTTGTTGGAAACTGCTCAACTGTGTGGATTGTGACTGAGATTAAtcgagcagcagcagagaaagaaccCTGGGAGATCCTGGAGAGTGCCTGTAGCCTCATGGGAAATGGTGGCCAGTGTCAGCAGATTCATTTTATCTGCACCAAGTCTGATCTTTTGGAAAACTGGGATGATCA tTCAAAAGATGCTATTCGTACTCTCATATTCAAAAGTAACATGGAAGCCAAGGAAGAAGTGCAGAAAGAATTCAGCAAACTTAACAATGTTAAG aaacatttcagtgatGACTGTCTCAAAGTGTTCACAGTGAGCTCcaaagagtttaaaaaaaaaaaaaatctacagcaAGATGAAACTG aaatacCCAAAATTCAGAAATTTCTGCAAAATCTCAATGACTGTCACTCAGAGACATTAAACTATGTATCTGGAGCTTGTGGGATTCTGTCATTGATCCAAGGGTCCAGCTGCAGAGACATG GCTGGCAGCAAAGCAGATGTGTGCTCAATCCTTGAAGAAAAGTTAAGGAATGAACTTAATCATATCAGAGAATCCATGGATGAGACTTATGAGGCTTTTGAAAAATGTCTTAATGAGGGGGTTGAAAAATCAAAAGGTTCATGTGAAGTAACCTTGCGACCCATCTTACGTCCT aaaaagaaagatctTGGCTTTCACAGAACATTGAAGTGTGTAGTTGAGAACAGTGGTAtccacaaaacaggaaaagggaaacaaataaACCTCAATTCGAAGTTATCTTCATGGCTGACTGACAGCATTGATGAGGAATTCAAGAAGACCTTTCC GAATGAAGGAAAATGTGGACCTTTCAATGGAGTCATCAGTTCATTTTCACTTAACACTGAGGAGCTGATTGAAAAGTACAAAGATGTTGAACTGCAACTAATCTTTCTCAAGACAGAG GAGGAAAAAATTAAGACAAAACTCAAGAAAATCATCCGTGACCGCAAGAAACTAGTCTACTGCAGTCTGACTGGGACAGTCGAGGAAAGCATGCAAGAATGTtataaaa aAGCAGCAGAATTCAGAGGACGGGACACTCTGAAGAACATGAGGGAGACAATTGAGAAGCATGTGCAACATTCAAAGAATATCATGTTTAAAATGGCTAAAAATGTCATGTTGCACCTTCTGAAGAAGTTGATG GAGGAAACCATGGAAACACTGGAGAAAACCCTGAATGAAGCAATTGAGCTGTCACTCAAGACAGATGATCACTCTATCCCAG ATTTTTCAACAGAGCTTAAGATGGTGAAGCAATACAAAGAAGAACTGGAGGGAAGCCAAGAttaa